From Calothrix sp. PCC 6303, a single genomic window includes:
- a CDS encoding DUF3598 family protein, protein MSINLIEAQNESWSNFCKYHVGDWHGNWTTFSSEGQLTNSIQCIRSFRLNEDGTEIQHHNHYTYEDGKKESKLYGNYNKSTLRSLFLKNCFSWGLKQVDSGTKFFFETGFRYEQRRISVVGIYKNGISIDSVLVISEHIADFPDKPTSTVKQITGINWNGISKTITDDYQVSSSEEKIWTALESLGIDYFTMHFSDGISISCPQVIEKGQHFLTVIDWQVLPTFWQRGIRKYDQSGFSSLTLEEFHKPQ, encoded by the coding sequence ATGAGTATAAATTTAATAGAAGCTCAGAATGAAAGTTGGAGTAATTTTTGTAAATATCATGTTGGTGATTGGCATGGAAACTGGACTACATTTTCTTCAGAAGGTCAATTAACTAACTCTATTCAATGTATTAGAAGTTTTCGCCTCAATGAAGATGGTACTGAAATTCAACATCACAATCACTACACTTATGAAGATGGGAAAAAAGAATCGAAACTCTATGGTAATTATAATAAGTCAACGCTCAGAAGCCTATTTTTAAAAAACTGCTTTTCCTGGGGACTGAAACAAGTCGATTCAGGAACAAAATTCTTTTTTGAGACTGGTTTTAGATATGAGCAAAGACGAATAAGTGTAGTCGGGATTTATAAAAATGGTATTTCTATAGATTCAGTATTAGTCATTTCCGAACATATTGCAGATTTTCCAGATAAACCTACTTCAACTGTAAAACAAATTACTGGGATTAACTGGAATGGAATTAGTAAAACAATTACAGATGATTACCAAGTATCTTCCTCAGAAGAAAAAATATGGACAGCACTAGAAAGTTTAGGAATTGATTACTTTACCATGCACTTTTCTGATGGTATTTCAATTAGCTGTCCCCAAGTTATAGAAAAAGGGCAACATTTCTTAACGGTAATTGATTGGCAAGTATTACCTACTTTTTGGCAACGTGGTATCCGAAAATATGATCAATCTGGATTCTCAAGTCTGACTTTAGAGGAATTTCATAAACCCCAATAA
- a CDS encoding Rieske 2Fe-2S domain-containing protein encodes MRLRPNLRKATYNVRMYNIRTLNAAFYSFFKFESNKLVNLMMTNFSWTKQWYPVTPISYLEPSHPTAITLLGKNLVIWRDKQQKWVAMDDVCPHKLAQLSLGSIDKNGNIMCRHHGWCFDGTGTCTNIPMLSDEKALETACKSERSQITTYPTQVLQGLLWIWADNSPTAFEDSNLKQPALMPEFQLDSSATDWFMSEVPVGYTVSFESSFDPSHAQFLHNGIAGFSPERAIPMEHFEVSGEISAENGFTLKHSGYNIFNKDMDATRQFTPPCCNTTIYKYSNGKSALFQLYFVPTEPGYCKHIGKFITDTFSQKRNFWFELLPKYLQTGLRHSSSYKLSNQDLSMMHSQAMNESLEDKPWQKSYFMPSLADIGIVTFRKWLDEFAGGKPAWQGMKEVPFQELSDEQLYDIWHRHTKHCPSCRQSLVLIDKVKDYCQNFTAVLAILGLLLIVVNLPIKIVLLPVLLSILSLGCSYKLGLMRERFISSVPRKGLPVVDLYK; translated from the coding sequence ATGCGGTTGCGACCTAACTTGCGAAAAGCGACATATAATGTGCGAATGTACAACATTCGCACATTAAATGCCGCTTTTTACTCATTTTTCAAATTTGAGTCGAATAAATTAGTTAATTTGATGATGACTAACTTTTCCTGGACTAAACAGTGGTATCCTGTAACTCCTATCAGCTATCTAGAACCCTCTCATCCCACTGCAATTACTTTGCTGGGTAAAAATCTGGTAATTTGGAGAGATAAGCAGCAAAAATGGGTGGCAATGGATGATGTTTGTCCCCATAAATTAGCGCAGTTATCTTTAGGAAGTATTGACAAAAATGGCAACATCATGTGTCGCCATCATGGTTGGTGTTTTGATGGGACAGGAACATGTACAAATATTCCCATGTTGAGCGATGAAAAGGCTTTAGAAACTGCTTGTAAAAGCGAGCGATCGCAAATTACCACATATCCGACTCAAGTATTACAAGGATTACTGTGGATATGGGCAGATAATAGTCCTACTGCTTTTGAGGATAGTAACTTAAAACAACCTGCACTAATGCCAGAATTTCAGCTTGATAGCTCTGCGACAGATTGGTTTATGTCAGAAGTTCCTGTTGGTTATACTGTCTCTTTTGAAAGTAGTTTTGACCCTTCTCATGCCCAATTTTTGCATAATGGGATTGCTGGATTTTCTCCCGAAAGAGCTATCCCCATGGAACATTTTGAAGTATCTGGAGAAATTTCTGCTGAAAATGGTTTTACTTTAAAGCATTCTGGTTACAATATTTTCAACAAGGATATGGATGCAACACGGCAGTTCACCCCACCTTGTTGTAATACAACAATCTACAAGTATTCTAACGGTAAATCTGCTTTATTTCAGTTATATTTTGTACCGACAGAACCAGGTTATTGTAAACACATTGGTAAGTTTATCACTGATACCTTTTCTCAAAAACGTAACTTCTGGTTTGAGCTACTGCCCAAATATTTACAAACCGGATTAAGACATTCATCTAGTTATAAGTTGAGTAACCAGGATTTATCAATGATGCATTCCCAAGCTATGAATGAATCATTGGAAGATAAACCTTGGCAAAAGTCATATTTTATGCCCTCATTAGCTGATATTGGCATCGTTACTTTTCGCAAATGGTTAGATGAATTTGCTGGTGGTAAACCTGCATGGCAAGGAATGAAAGAAGTACCTTTTCAAGAATTAAGTGACGAGCAGTTATATGATATTTGGCATAGACATACAAAACACTGCCCTAGTTGTCGGCAATCTCTAGTATTGATAGATAAAGTTAAAGATTATTGTCAGAATTTTACCGCAGTGTTGGCGATTTTAGGGTTGTTATTAATAGTTGTTAATTTACCGATAAAAATAGTTTTACTACCTGTTTTATTAAGCATATTGAGCTTAGGTTGCTCCTATAAACTCGGTTTAATGAGGGAAAGATTTATTAGCAGTGTTCCCAGAAAAGGTTTACCCGTGGTTGATTTATATAAATAG
- a CDS encoding Mu transposase C-terminal domain-containing protein: MADKKFELTEKFTQLPEAVFLGENNFVIDPSQIILETSDKHKLTFNLMQWLAESPNRTIKSQRKQAIASTLGVSTRQVERLLKQYDEDRLSETSGLQRSDKGKYRVSDYWQEFIKTTYEKSLKDKHPISPASIVREVKRHAIVDLKLEQGNYPHPATVYRILNPLIEQQERKKKVRNPGSGSWMTVETRDGKQLKVDFSNQIIQCDHTKLDIRIVDSDGILLTERPWLTTVVDTFSSCVNGFHLWIKQPGSAEVAIALRHAILPKQYPDDYELGKPWKIYGHPFQYFFTDGGKDFRSKHLKAIGKKLGFQCELRDRPIQGGIVERIFNTINTQVLKDLPGYTGPNVQERPENAEKEACLSIHDLDKILASFFCDIYNHEPYPKDTRITRFERWFKGMGEKLPEPLNERELDICLMKEAQRVVQAHGSIQFENLVYRGESLNAHKGEYVTLRYDPDHILTLYVYSYDVNDELENFLGYVHAINMDTQDLSLEELKSLNKERSKARREHSNYDALLALSKRKELVEERKQGKKEKRQAEQKRLRAASKKNSNVVELRQNRASSSSNKDEKDEKIELLPERVSREELKVEKIEPQLEILDKAETPPQERHKLVISSRKQHLKKIW, from the coding sequence ATGGCAGACAAAAAATTTGAATTGACAGAAAAATTTACACAACTTCCTGAAGCTGTTTTTCTTGGCGAGAATAATTTCGTAATAGATCCATCCCAAATTATTCTGGAAACGTCAGATAAACATAAACTCACATTTAATCTCATGCAATGGCTTGCGGAATCGCCAAATCGCACCATTAAATCTCAAAGAAAGCAGGCAATTGCAAGTACTCTTGGTGTTTCAACTCGACAGGTGGAGCGTCTTCTTAAGCAATACGATGAAGACAGACTATCAGAGACATCAGGTTTACAACGCTCTGATAAGGGAAAATACCGAGTCAGCGACTACTGGCAAGAATTTATAAAAACGACTTATGAAAAAAGCCTTAAAGATAAACATCCAATATCGCCAGCATCTATAGTTCGGGAAGTCAAGCGACATGCCATCGTTGACCTTAAGCTTGAACAAGGAAATTATCCTCATCCAGCTACTGTCTATCGGATTTTAAACCCATTAATTGAGCAGCAAGAACGGAAGAAAAAAGTTAGAAATCCAGGTTCTGGGTCTTGGATGACAGTTGAAACGAGAGATGGAAAGCAACTTAAGGTTGATTTTAGTAACCAAATTATTCAATGCGATCATACGAAGTTGGATATTCGCATAGTTGATAGTGACGGTATATTATTAACTGAACGACCTTGGCTCACCACTGTTGTAGATACTTTTTCCAGTTGTGTGAACGGTTTTCACTTATGGATAAAACAACCTGGTTCTGCTGAGGTAGCTATTGCTCTAAGACATGCTATCTTACCCAAGCAGTATCCCGATGATTATGAACTTGGTAAACCTTGGAAAATATACGGACATCCTTTTCAATATTTTTTTACTGATGGCGGAAAAGATTTTCGCTCAAAACATCTAAAAGCTATTGGCAAGAAATTGGGATTTCAGTGCGAATTACGCGATCGCCCAATCCAAGGTGGCATTGTAGAGCGAATTTTCAATACAATTAATACTCAAGTTCTAAAGGACTTACCGGGCTACACAGGACCGAATGTTCAAGAACGACCCGAAAACGCAGAGAAAGAAGCTTGTTTGAGTATACATGACTTGGACAAGATTTTAGCTAGTTTCTTTTGTGACATTTATAACCACGAGCCTTATCCAAAAGATACTCGCATTACAAGATTTGAACGCTGGTTTAAGGGTATGGGAGAAAAACTGCCTGAACCTTTAAACGAAAGAGAATTGGATATTTGCTTGATGAAAGAAGCTCAACGAGTTGTCCAAGCTCATGGCTCTATCCAGTTTGAAAATTTGGTTTATCGAGGAGAATCACTCAATGCACATAAAGGTGAATATGTAACGTTGAGATATGATCCAGACCATATTTTGACATTATATGTTTATAGCTACGATGTAAATGATGAACTGGAAAATTTCTTAGGCTATGTTCATGCAATAAACATGGACACTCAAGACTTAAGTTTAGAAGAATTAAAAAGTCTTAATAAGGAGCGGAGCAAAGCTCGTAGAGAACACTCTAATTACGATGCGTTGTTGGCATTAAGCAAACGAAAGGAGCTTGTGGAAGAACGCAAACAGGGCAAGAAAGAAAAAAGACAAGCAGAGCAAAAGCGTCTACGGGCTGCTTCTAAGAAAAATTCAAATGTCGTTGAACTACGACAAAATAGAGCTTCAAGTTCTTCAAATAAAGATGAGAAAGATGAGAAAATTGAATTATTGCCAGAGAGAGTTTCAAGGGAAGAACTAAAGGTTGAGAAAATAGAGCCGCAACTAGAAATTTTAGATAAAGCAGAGACTCCACCACAGGAAAGACACAAATTGGTTATTTCTAGCCGTAAACAACATTTGAAAAAGATTTGGTAA
- a CDS encoding AAA family ATPase, with amino-acid sequence MARSQLAIQSSVEVLVPQLDLNAQLAKVVEVEEIFSNYFIPTDRSSEYLRWLDELRILRQCGRVIGPRDVGKSRASLHYQGQDQKRISYVRAWSASSSKRLFSQILKDIKHAAPMGKRDDLRPRLAGSLEVFGFEQVIIDNAENLQKEALLDLKQLFDECHVPIVLIGGQELDTILDEFDLLTCFPTLYEFDGLDENDFKKTLNTIEFDILALPEASNLSEGIIFELLAESTGARIGLLVKILTKAVLHSLKNGFSKIDQNILEKIANRYGRRYIPPEKRNNK; translated from the coding sequence ATGGCACGATCGCAACTCGCAATTCAGTCCTCTGTCGAAGTCCTAGTTCCTCAGCTAGATTTAAATGCTCAACTTGCTAAAGTCGTTGAAGTTGAGGAGATATTCAGTAATTACTTTATACCTACCGATCGCTCTTCAGAATATTTAAGATGGCTAGATGAACTACGGATACTTAGACAATGTGGGCGAGTAATTGGTCCGCGAGATGTTGGTAAAAGCCGAGCCTCTCTTCACTATCAAGGGCAGGATCAAAAACGAATTTCGTATGTAAGAGCTTGGTCAGCATCAAGTTCCAAGCGTTTGTTTTCGCAAATCCTTAAGGATATTAAACACGCAGCACCAATGGGTAAGCGAGATGATTTACGCCCAAGATTGGCTGGAAGCCTTGAAGTATTTGGTTTTGAACAGGTCATTATTGACAATGCAGAAAATCTTCAAAAGGAAGCACTACTAGACCTTAAGCAACTTTTTGACGAATGCCATGTTCCCATTGTCTTAATCGGAGGACAAGAGTTAGATACAATCTTGGACGAATTTGATTTATTAACTTGCTTTCCAACGCTGTATGAATTTGACGGCTTGGACGAAAATGATTTTAAAAAAACATTAAATACAATCGAATTTGATATTTTAGCTCTGCCTGAAGCTTCTAATTTATCTGAGGGGATTATATTCGAGCTTTTAGCGGAAAGTACAGGTGCGCGAATAGGATTACTGGTGAAGATATTAACGAAGGCGGTTTTACATTCTCTCAAAAACGGCTTTAGCAAAATTGATCAAAACATTTTAGAAAAAATAGCTAATCGGTATGGCAGAAGATATATACCTCCCGAAAAGAGAAATAATAAGTAA
- a CDS encoding TniQ family protein, translating to MAEDIYLPKREIISNKEINKGDEILPRLGFVEPYECESISHYLGRVRRFKANSLPSGYSLGKIAGIGAVTTRWEKLYLNPFPSETELEALAKVIEVEVERLRQMLPPKGMTMKPRPIRLCAACYAESPHHRIEWQFKDVMVCDRHQLPLSTKCKNCGTPFPIPADWVRGECPHCCLSFTKMAKRQKSG from the coding sequence ATGGCAGAAGATATATACCTCCCGAAAAGAGAAATAATAAGTAATAAGGAAATTAATAAGGGTGATGAAATTCTACCCAGATTAGGCTTTGTTGAGCCATATGAATGTGAAAGTATTAGTCACTATTTAGGTCGTGTACGTCGATTTAAGGCTAATAGTCTTCCTTCAGGATACTCTTTAGGTAAAATTGCTGGTATTGGTGCCGTTACGACGCGATGGGAGAAGCTCTACCTGAACCCATTTCCTAGCGAAACAGAATTAGAAGCGTTAGCAAAGGTTATTGAGGTGGAGGTTGAAAGACTGAGGCAAATGCTACCACCTAAGGGTATGACGATGAAACCTCGACCAATTCGGCTGTGTGCTGCTTGCTATGCAGAATCTCCTCATCATCGTATTGAATGGCAGTTTAAGGATGTGATGGTATGCGATCGCCATCAGTTACCGTTATCGACAAAGTGCAAAAATTGCGGAACTCCTTTTCCAATTCCTGCGGATTGGGTGAGGGGTGAATGTCCCCATTGCTGTTTGAGTTTTACAAAGATGGCGAAGCGTCAGAAGTCTGGTTAG
- a CDS encoding WD40 repeat domain-containing protein, with protein sequence MGIRTLRQFYVGGQIENLLEIMRAGRELKGLVKSKQSLADYPAYSPVFSLQEILLNIREWNQLEGHNKVNSVAFSPDRKMLAVGSDGSIKLWNLTTGKEIASLTTGNKSEINSVMFSPDGTTLASASEDTTIKLWNVAKGKEITSLTGHEESVQSVVFSPDGTTLASGSKDTTIKLWNVAKGKEITSLTGHEESVQSVVFSPDGKTLASASWDKTIKLWNVATGKKIASLTGHQINVDSVAFSLDGTTLASASSDGSIKLWNLATGKEIASLTGHEESVQSVVFSPDGKTLASASWDKTIKLWNVLTGKDIPSLTGHQDYVYSVAFSPDGKMLASGSGDSTIKLWNVLTGKEITSLIGHQTRVESVVFSPDGKTLASASLDNSIKLWNVATGKETVSLTGHRQTVESVVFSPDGKTLASASSDKTIKLWNVATGKETASLTGHQETVGSVVFSPDGKTLASASVDKTIKLWNVTTGKETASLAGHQGYVYSVAFSPDGKTLASGSRDKTIKLWNVTTGKEIYSLTGHQEGGRSVTFSPDGKTLASASWDKTIKLWNVATGKEIASLTGHQDWVSSVVFSPDGKTLASGSGDKTIKLWSLDLDDLLAQGCNYLKDYLATRDELRQEICPNK encoded by the coding sequence GTGGGAATCAGAACATTGCGTCAGTTCTATGTAGGAGGGCAAATTGAGAATTTGCTGGAAATAATGCGGGCTGGAAGAGAGTTGAAAGGTTTGGTGAAAAGTAAACAGTCTTTGGCTGATTATCCGGCTTACAGTCCAGTGTTTAGTTTACAAGAGATTTTGTTAAACATTCGTGAATGGAATCAGTTAGAGGGGCATAATAAAGTTAACAGCGTCGCCTTTAGTCCCGACAGAAAAATGCTAGCTGTCGGTTCTGATGGCAGTATCAAATTATGGAATTTGACCACGGGTAAAGAAATTGCCTCCCTGACGACTGGAAATAAATCTGAGATTAACAGCGTCATGTTTAGTCCCGACGGCACAACCTTAGCTTCTGCAAGTGAGGATACAACCATTAAATTGTGGAATGTCGCCAAGGGTAAAGAAATTACATCCCTGACTGGACATGAAGAAAGTGTCCAGAGTGTTGTGTTTAGTCCCGATGGCACAACCTTAGCTTCTGGAAGTAAGGATACAACCATTAAATTGTGGAATGTCGCCAAGGGTAAAGAAATTACATCCCTGACTGGACATGAAGAAAGCGTCCAGAGTGTTGTGTTTAGTCCCGACGGCAAAACCCTAGCTTCTGCAAGTTGGGACAAAACCATTAAATTGTGGAATGTCGCCACAGGTAAAAAAATTGCCTCCCTGACTGGGCATCAAATAAATGTTGACAGCGTTGCGTTTAGTCTTGACGGCACAACCTTAGCTTCTGCTAGTTCTGATGGCAGTATCAAATTATGGAATTTAGCCACTGGTAAAGAAATTGCCTCCCTGACTGGACATGAAGAAAGCGTCCAGAGTGTTGTATTTAGTCCCGACGGCAAAACCCTAGCTTCTGCAAGTTGGGACAAAACCATCAAATTATGGAATGTCTTAACAGGTAAAGACATTCCCTCCCTAACTGGACATCAAGATTATGTCTACAGCGTTGCATTTAGTCCTGACGGCAAAATGTTAGCTTCTGGAAGTGGGGATAGTACAATCAAATTATGGAATGTCTTAACAGGGAAGGAAATTACTTCCCTAATTGGGCATCAAACAAGGGTCGAAAGTGTTGTCTTTAGTCCCGATGGCAAAACCCTAGCTTCTGCAAGTTTGGACAACAGCATCAAATTGTGGAATGTCGCCACGGGTAAAGAAACTGTCTCTCTCACTGGACATCGACAAACAGTCGAAAGCGTCGTTTTTAGTCCCGATGGCAAAACCTTAGCTTCTGCAAGTTCGGACAAAACTATCAAATTGTGGAATGTCGCCACGGGTAAAGAAACTGCTTCTCTCACTGGGCATCAAGAAACAGTCGGAAGCGTTGTCTTTAGTCCTGATGGCAAAACCTTAGCTTCTGCTAGTGTGGACAAAACTATCAAATTGTGGAATGTCACCACGGGTAAAGAAACTGCCTCTCTGGCTGGGCATCAAGGTTACGTCTACAGCGTCGCTTTTAGCCCCGACGGCAAAACCTTAGCTTCTGGGAGTAGAGACAAAACCATCAAATTATGGAATGTCACCACGGGCAAAGAAATTTACTCCCTTACTGGACATCAAGAAGGTGGGAGAAGCGTCACTTTTAGTCCTGATGGCAAAACTTTAGCTTCTGCAAGTTGGGACAAAACCATCAAATTATGGAATGTCGCTACGGGTAAAGAAATTGCCTCTCTAACTGGACATCAAGATTGGGTCAGCAGTGTCGTGTTTAGTCCCGATGGCAAAACCCTAGCTTCTGGAAGTGGGGACAAAACCATCAAATTGTGGAGTTTAGATTTAGATGATTTACTAGCGCAGGGTTGCAACTATCTCAAAGATTACCTCGCTACCCGTGATGAGTTGCGTCAGGAAATTTGTCCAAATAAATGA
- a CDS encoding transposase family protein: protein MNNHLKATKLNIGGTNISSPHKKPRNRELTAEQKDENKVFSSNRVFVEHIIRVIKIFRVASERFRLHSNTY from the coding sequence CTGAACAATCATTTAAAGGCGACAAAGCTTAATATAGGTGGCACGAATATTTCTAGCCCTCATAAAAAACCTCGAAATAGGGAATTAACGGCTGAACAAAAAGACGAAAATAAAGTATTTTCTAGTAATCGAGTTTTTGTCGAACATATAATTAGAGTCATCAAGATTTTTCGTGTAGCATCAGAGAGATTTCGTCTTCATTCAAATACATATTAA
- a CDS encoding ATP-binding protein has protein sequence MTEENRSVKVGGSADSSAIQTGTGNTATITITNYYYREDTTVVPIESTVAADENLPCPYRGLFHFGPDDAEFFFGREIFVEELFAATQNRNLIPVLGASGSGKSSVVLAGLVPKLQNEGHWLFTHFRPGSEPFHALALALVPLYTQNLDNTDKIIQARKLSQALGEGEITLADVFAQIHQNHPTHRVLLIADQFEEIYTLCADHKVRHSFLDSLLASFQSSPHQSQYNHVLVATMRADFLGNALLYPPFGDVLKPTFRTSI, from the coding sequence ATGACAGAAGAAAACCGCAGCGTCAAAGTTGGAGGGAGTGCTGACAGCAGTGCCATTCAGACTGGTACTGGCAATACTGCTACTATTACCATCACTAATTACTATTATCGTGAAGATACAACAGTAGTACCGATTGAATCTACAGTTGCTGCTGATGAAAATCTTCCCTGTCCTTATCGCGGTTTGTTTCACTTTGGCCCCGATGACGCGGAGTTTTTCTTTGGACGTGAGATATTTGTCGAAGAACTTTTCGCGGCGACTCAAAACCGCAATTTGATACCCGTATTGGGTGCGTCGGGAAGCGGTAAATCTTCGGTGGTATTGGCGGGATTAGTGCCAAAGCTCCAAAATGAAGGTCACTGGTTATTTACTCACTTCCGTCCTGGTTCCGAGCCTTTCCATGCTCTGGCTTTGGCGCTAGTTCCCCTTTACACGCAAAATCTCGATAATACTGATAAAATCATCCAAGCTCGTAAGTTGTCACAAGCTCTTGGCGAGGGTGAAATTACTCTTGCTGATGTATTTGCCCAGATTCACCAAAATCACCCTACACATCGGGTTTTGCTGATTGCCGATCAATTTGAAGAAATTTACACTTTATGCGCGGATCATAAAGTTCGCCATAGTTTTCTAGATAGTTTATTAGCCAGTTTTCAATCCTCTCCTCATCAGTCCCAATATAACCATGTGCTAGTTGCAACCATGCGAGCAGATTTCTTAGGAAATGCTCTGTTATATCCTCCTTTTGGAGATGTGTTGAAACCCACATTCCGCACTTCAATTTGA
- a CDS encoding IS1634 family transposase, translated as MSPTSIAEIKNIDHLGIVAGLIDEIGIVETINSKLGVDSREKITAGVLVKAVLINGLGFVSRPLYLFKQFFDDKAIELLLGEGVESNYLNDDKIGRVMDDLYKYGLNNLFIEIVLSVIKKFKIDTKYSHLDATSFHLHGKYKREMNQEKEEEITKERPIFITKGYSRDHRPDLKQCVLDLITSSDGDIPLLMRAGDGNEADKAVFGKILIEFKKQIVFDSIMVCDSALYSQENLKLIENLKWISRVPMTIKKAQELVQSVNTEEMEEIEEIETEEKEIETEEKKKKTYQDLDGYKWKEEIVNYGGIKQIWLIVESQKRKDSDLEKLDKKLIKEKDKVEKLLKELKREDFETPEQARYKLKGINKKLKFHEIKEANFIESKSKNNKTIYKMEGVSYEKPEEIEIQRKEAGRFILATNLVNDDDKLKPEEIITTYKNQQSCERGFRFLKDPLFFADSFFLENPERIETMLFLMSLCLLVYNLGQRELRNSLKRIKIGIKNQLGKLTLSPTLRWVFQCFQGIHFLMLDGLNQIVNLTSERHFILSCLPSSCQKYYLLS; from the coding sequence ATGTCACCAACTTCAATTGCAGAAATTAAAAATATAGATCATCTCGGAATAGTAGCTGGGCTAATTGATGAAATAGGAATAGTTGAAACAATTAATTCCAAATTAGGAGTAGACTCCCGTGAGAAGATTACAGCAGGAGTATTGGTAAAAGCTGTTTTAATCAATGGATTAGGATTTGTATCAAGACCTTTATATTTATTCAAGCAGTTTTTTGATGATAAAGCAATTGAATTATTATTGGGAGAAGGTGTAGAAAGTAATTATCTCAACGACGATAAAATTGGAAGAGTCATGGATGATTTATATAAATATGGATTGAATAATTTATTTATAGAAATTGTCCTATCAGTAATTAAGAAATTTAAAATAGATACAAAATACTCACATTTAGATGCAACTTCATTTCATTTACACGGGAAGTATAAAAGAGAAATGAATCAAGAAAAAGAAGAAGAAATCACTAAAGAAAGACCAATATTCATAACCAAAGGATATTCTCGTGACCATAGACCAGATTTAAAGCAATGTGTTTTAGATTTAATCACGAGTAGTGATGGAGATATACCATTATTAATGAGAGCAGGAGATGGGAACGAAGCAGATAAAGCAGTATTTGGAAAAATCTTAATAGAATTTAAAAAACAAATAGTTTTTGACAGTATTATGGTCTGTGACAGCGCATTATATAGCCAAGAGAATCTCAAATTAATTGAGAATTTAAAATGGATAAGTCGAGTGCCGATGACGATTAAGAAAGCACAAGAATTAGTTCAGTCTGTAAATACAGAGGAGATGGAAGAGATAGAGGAGATAGAAACAGAAGAAAAGGAGATAGAAACGGAAGAAAAGAAGAAAAAGACATATCAAGATTTAGACGGATACAAGTGGAAAGAAGAAATAGTTAATTATGGTGGTATTAAACAAATTTGGCTAATAGTAGAAAGTCAAAAAAGAAAAGATAGCGATTTAGAAAAGCTAGATAAAAAGCTAATAAAAGAAAAAGATAAAGTTGAAAAGTTGCTTAAAGAGTTAAAAAGAGAAGATTTTGAAACTCCAGAGCAAGCACGATATAAACTAAAAGGTATCAATAAAAAGCTAAAATTCCATGAAATTAAAGAAGCTAATTTTATTGAAAGTAAATCAAAAAATAATAAAACTATTTATAAAATGGAAGGAGTAAGTTATGAAAAACCCGAAGAAATAGAAATACAAAGAAAGGAAGCTGGAAGGTTTATTTTAGCAACTAACCTAGTTAATGACGACGATAAATTAAAACCAGAAGAAATTATTACGACTTATAAAAATCAACAGTCTTGTGAACGAGGATTTAGATTTCTAAAAGACCCCTTGTTTTTTGCAGATAGTTTTTTTCTTGAAAACCCTGAAAGAATCGAAACTATGCTATTTTTAATGTCTTTATGTTTGCTAGTCTATAACCTTGGTCAAAGGGAACTGAGAAATAGCTTAAAAAGAATCAAAATCGGAATCAAGAATCAATTAGGAAAACTAACTTTATCTCCGACATTAAGATGGGTATTTCAATGTTTTCAAGGAATTCATTTTTTAATGTTAGATGGTCTTAATCAAATTGTTAATTTAACATCAGAACGTCATTTTATTTTGAGTTGTCTGCCCTCATCTTGTCAAAAATATTATTTACTTTCTTAA